Proteins from a single region of Pseudomonas fulva:
- a CDS encoding purple acid phosphatase family protein, whose protein sequence is MHRPLLLATLLATALTCSPSFAQQPAPHSPGQPYAAGNLADRIVLTPGADAATQLAISFRTDVQQGIAQLEFGPALAGPQLTAKAQPRSGQTRRVDAENGPSNYHQVRLEQLTPDTAYVYRVKGSAGWSEWHQFRTARQTFAPFTFLYLGDTQNDILAVASRTIRQALRSVARPALVVHAGDLVASRDELAHDDEWGEWNQAGGWAYAAIPQLVAAGNHEYIDTVQADGSESRTLGAHFPAQFALPRNGAEGVADTSYVSDYQGVRFVVLDGTSALDLGTLENQTRWLENALKTSQATWNVVVMHQPIYTCARPEDTEELKAAWQPLLERYKVDLVLQGHDHCYSRLTHAAGRDATRQAHQANQPIGPVYLVSVTGSKMYGLNDRAHTQPDRSAEDTQLFQTIAVEQNRLSVRTYTADDRLYDAFDIQRDAKGNKYLHEPKLEKQAERFCNAERGPDGLPCSARDK, encoded by the coding sequence ATGCATCGCCCCCTGCTGCTGGCCACGTTACTGGCCACCGCCCTGACCTGCTCCCCGTCCTTTGCCCAACAGCCCGCGCCGCATTCGCCCGGCCAGCCCTACGCCGCAGGTAACCTGGCCGACCGCATCGTGCTGACGCCGGGCGCAGATGCCGCAACACAGCTGGCCATCAGCTTTCGCACCGATGTGCAGCAAGGCATTGCCCAGCTGGAGTTCGGCCCGGCGCTGGCCGGGCCACAGTTGACCGCCAAGGCGCAGCCACGCAGTGGGCAGACCCGCCGAGTGGACGCCGAGAACGGCCCCTCCAACTACCACCAGGTGCGCCTGGAACAGCTGACCCCCGATACCGCCTACGTGTATCGGGTCAAGGGCAGCGCCGGCTGGAGCGAGTGGCATCAGTTTCGCACCGCCAGGCAGACCTTCGCACCGTTCACGTTCCTGTACCTGGGCGATACCCAGAACGACATCCTCGCCGTGGCCTCACGCACTATCCGCCAGGCGCTGCGCAGCGTCGCCCGCCCAGCGCTGGTGGTGCACGCCGGTGATCTGGTCGCCTCGCGCGACGAGCTGGCCCATGACGACGAATGGGGCGAGTGGAACCAGGCCGGCGGCTGGGCCTATGCCGCCATCCCGCAACTGGTGGCCGCCGGCAACCACGAGTACATCGACACCGTACAGGCCGACGGTAGCGAGAGCCGCACCCTTGGCGCGCATTTCCCCGCTCAGTTCGCCCTGCCGCGCAACGGCGCCGAGGGCGTGGCCGATACCAGCTACGTCAGCGACTACCAGGGCGTGCGTTTCGTGGTGCTGGACGGCACCTCGGCGCTCGACCTCGGCACCCTCGAGAACCAGACCCGCTGGCTGGAAAACGCCCTGAAGACCAGCCAGGCGACCTGGAACGTGGTGGTCATGCACCAGCCGATCTACACCTGCGCGCGCCCCGAGGACACCGAAGAACTGAAGGCCGCCTGGCAACCGCTGCTCGAACGCTACAAGGTCGATTTGGTGCTGCAGGGCCACGATCATTGCTACAGCCGCCTGACCCACGCCGCCGGCCGCGATGCCACCCGCCAGGCACATCAGGCCAACCAGCCCATCGGCCCGGTGTATCTGGTGTCGGTCACCGGCTCGAAAATGTACGGCCTCAACGACCGCGCCCACACCCAGCCTGACCGCAGCGCCGAGGACACCCAGCTGTTCCAGACCATCGCGGTGGAACAGAACCGCCTCAGCGTGCGCACCTACACCGCCGACGACCGCCTGTACGACGCCTTCGATATCCAGCGCGACGCCAAGGGCAATAAATACCTGCATGAACCGAAGCTTGAGAAACAGGCCGAGCGCTTCTGCAACGCCGAGCGCGGCCCCGATGGCCTGCCCTGCAGCGCGCGGGACAAATGA
- a CDS encoding TonB-dependent receptor, with translation MAKPFRHSRNAGFRVSLLTIAISAAPAWAEEAIERVEVIGQAASIDKALRDQKSADSIKSVVHADGVGQLPDDNAAEALQRIPGLSVERDQGEGRFVSVRGIAPDLNSVTINGTLVPAPEGDRRAVALDVLPAELVQSLSVVKSLTPDMDANSLGGTIEVESLSAFDHDGLFYTLSGEGSHDTNVSKNSPKLSGAISDRFSLGDGTDNFGVAAAFSWQKRKFGSENVETGGAWDFDDGARLGEVEQRDYEITRERTGFGLNFDYQPDDYSNYYLRTLYSKFKDTETRNAAGVEFADAQASGERGDAEGWRDLKSRQDTQEIQSYVFGGERMLDLWTISGQAGYSQATEKDPGGIAGAKFAGDFTDVGFDGTRKPHLSVGSGFYDPAAFELDEVEWEKVSGKDQEKNIRLDLARDYDLAGNAAQVKFGGKLSRRDKTSDTEVWVYDDFSGIDLVGLQSGNVDYSLGNFGNGISAGAIKDLIGGLDRSQFYDEENSRINDFDMREDINAAYLMNTLDVDDWRLIAGLRYEGTEFEAKGTGLRDGVYEDSHSNNRYDHWLPGLHVRYQLSPSTAVRAAWTNTVVRPTFGQLAPGFAIDGGDASFGNPDLKPLESMNFDLGIEHYMGRAGVVSGFLFYKDIDNFIYNTDLAGSGAWVDFDEALSFENGSGAKLYGVELAYSQKFDWLPAPWNGVLLGANLTLSKSDASIEGQGAKRTIDLPNQSDTVGNLMVGWENDRFNLRVAANYKSSYLYEIGSVEDKRNDLYVDDQLFVDFKAGYFITPELQLTFEAQNITDESYYVYTGRHAYNAQYEEYGPTYKVGLTLTHF, from the coding sequence GTGGCAAAGCCATTTCGTCATAGCCGCAATGCCGGTTTTCGCGTCAGCCTGCTGACCATCGCCATCAGCGCCGCGCCGGCCTGGGCAGAAGAAGCGATCGAGCGCGTCGAGGTGATCGGCCAGGCCGCCAGCATCGACAAGGCGCTGCGCGATCAGAAGAGCGCCGACAGCATCAAGAGCGTGGTGCACGCCGACGGCGTCGGCCAGTTGCCGGACGACAACGCCGCCGAAGCCTTGCAGCGTATTCCCGGCCTGTCGGTAGAACGCGATCAGGGCGAGGGCCGCTTCGTCAGCGTGCGCGGCATCGCCCCGGACCTGAACAGCGTGACCATCAACGGCACCCTGGTACCGGCGCCGGAAGGCGACCGCCGCGCGGTGGCCCTGGATGTGCTGCCCGCCGAACTGGTGCAGTCGCTGTCGGTGGTCAAGAGCCTGACCCCGGACATGGATGCCAACTCCCTAGGCGGCACCATCGAGGTGGAGAGCCTGTCGGCCTTCGACCATGACGGTCTGTTCTACACCCTGTCCGGTGAAGGCAGCCACGACACCAACGTCAGCAAGAACAGTCCCAAGTTGTCCGGCGCCATCAGTGACCGCTTCAGCCTAGGCGACGGTACCGACAATTTCGGTGTAGCGGCGGCGTTCAGCTGGCAGAAGCGCAAGTTCGGCTCGGAAAACGTCGAGACCGGCGGCGCCTGGGATTTCGACGATGGTGCGCGGCTGGGAGAGGTCGAGCAGCGTGACTACGAGATCACCCGTGAGCGTACCGGCTTTGGCCTGAACTTCGATTACCAGCCCGACGATTACTCCAATTACTACCTGCGCACCCTGTACAGCAAGTTCAAGGATACCGAGACGCGCAACGCCGCCGGTGTCGAGTTCGCCGATGCCCAGGCCTCGGGCGAGCGCGGTGACGCCGAAGGCTGGCGCGACCTGAAATCGCGCCAGGACACCCAGGAAATCCAGTCCTACGTATTCGGCGGCGAACGCATGCTCGACCTGTGGACGATCAGCGGCCAGGCCGGTTACAGCCAGGCCACCGAGAAGGATCCGGGCGGCATCGCCGGGGCGAAGTTCGCCGGTGATTTCACCGACGTCGGCTTCGACGGCACGCGCAAACCACACCTGAGCGTGGGCAGTGGGTTCTATGATCCGGCGGCCTTCGAGCTCGACGAAGTGGAATGGGAGAAGGTCAGCGGCAAGGATCAGGAAAAGAACATCCGGCTGGACCTGGCCCGCGACTACGACCTGGCCGGCAATGCCGCCCAGGTCAAATTCGGCGGCAAGCTCAGCCGCCGCGACAAGACCAGCGACACCGAGGTGTGGGTCTACGACGACTTCAGCGGCATCGACCTGGTCGGCCTGCAGAGCGGCAACGTCGACTATTCCCTGGGCAACTTCGGCAACGGTATCAGCGCCGGCGCCATCAAGGATCTGATCGGTGGCCTGGATCGCAGCCAGTTCTACGACGAGGAAAACTCGCGCATCAACGACTTTGACATGCGTGAGGACATCAACGCGGCCTACCTGATGAACACCCTGGATGTAGACGACTGGCGCCTCATCGCCGGCCTGCGTTACGAGGGCACCGAGTTCGAGGCCAAGGGCACTGGCCTGCGTGATGGCGTCTACGAGGACAGCCACAGCAACAACCGCTATGACCACTGGCTGCCGGGGCTGCATGTACGCTATCAGTTGTCGCCTTCCACGGCCGTGCGCGCCGCCTGGACCAACACCGTGGTGCGCCCGACCTTCGGCCAACTGGCACCGGGCTTTGCCATTGACGGCGGCGATGCGTCGTTCGGCAACCCCGATCTCAAGCCGCTGGAGTCGATGAATTTTGACCTCGGCATCGAGCACTACATGGGCCGTGCCGGCGTGGTCTCGGGCTTCCTGTTCTACAAGGACATCGACAACTTCATCTACAACACCGACCTGGCCGGCAGCGGTGCCTGGGTGGACTTCGACGAGGCGCTGAGCTTTGAGAATGGCAGCGGCGCCAAGCTCTATGGCGTCGAGCTGGCCTACTCGCAGAAATTCGACTGGCTGCCGGCGCCGTGGAACGGCGTGCTGCTGGGCGCCAACCTGACCCTGAGCAAATCCGACGCCAGTATCGAAGGGCAGGGCGCCAAGCGCACCATCGACTTGCCGAACCAGTCCGACACGGTGGGCAACCTCATGGTCGGTTGGGAGAACGATCGCTTCAACCTGCGGGTGGCGGCCAACTACAAGTCCAGCTACCTGTACGAGATCGGTTCGGTCGAGGACAAGCGCAACGACCTGTACGTCGATGATCAGCTGTTCGTCGATTTCAAAGCCGGCTACTTCATTACCCCAGAACTGCAGCTGACCTTCGAGGCGCAGAACATCACTGACGAGTCCTACTACGTGTACACCGGGCGCCACGCATACAACGCCCAGTACGAGGAGTACGGCCCGACCTACAAGGTTGGCCTGACCCTGACGCACTTCTGA
- a CDS encoding phytase, whose product MRLFNLSLLGLCVALAACQSSESREPAMVVPELTINKTVIATESTQWLTPVAFLADAQRLQVARSGLQVIGRDGQVISELPGRFETLDHRADAHGVLVASLDRKRQQALLTRFDSAQQWSAPRYLPKTRFAIEGLCLYRDGARNDFLFLIGEEGIGEQWLVAEQSRPLAEPRRVRTLSLPPQSGFCQVDDRSNSLYVNEENVGLWRYDAGAEAPLVREPVELVAPFGELRQNAAGMAVLPDALLLLDAGAANLHLYQRSASQWQRAGVVSLAGLHEPEQISVRSTAQGLDLLLVDDAGVRSALLTWTPQRTEPQPSIPVLAPLVQTDGVPSLGDAADDPAIWIDRAHPERSRVLGTDKKGGLLAYDLAGKQLQSLRVGRLNNVDVRPGFQLGERQVDLAVASNRDHNSLHLFAIDPVSGVLADIGQIATPLKEIYGLCLFKDRQGAIHAIANDKDGSFLQYRLGSVDGKASGQLVRRFKTDTQPEGCVVDDRNERLYIGEEDVAVWALDARAEAPTTFDQVIAVGGPVKDDIEGLGLYHGEHRDYLVISSQGNDSYVVVEAQAPYRLRGSFRIGLNAARGIDGASETDGLDVTSANLGGPWSSGLLVVQDGRKRMPEGNQNYKYVPWTAVAAALGLE is encoded by the coding sequence ATGCGTCTTTTCAATTTGTCCCTGTTGGGGCTCTGCGTCGCTCTGGCCGCCTGCCAGAGCAGTGAGTCGCGCGAGCCCGCCATGGTCGTTCCAGAGCTGACGATCAACAAAACCGTGATCGCCACCGAAAGCACCCAGTGGCTGACGCCGGTAGCGTTTCTCGCCGATGCCCAGCGCCTGCAGGTGGCGCGTAGCGGTCTGCAGGTGATCGGTCGCGACGGTCAGGTTATCAGCGAGCTGCCGGGCCGCTTCGAAACCCTGGATCACCGTGCCGATGCCCATGGCGTGCTGGTCGCCAGCCTCGACCGCAAACGCCAGCAGGCGCTGCTGACGCGCTTCGACTCCGCGCAGCAGTGGAGCGCGCCGCGTTATCTGCCGAAAACCCGTTTTGCCATCGAAGGCCTGTGCCTGTACCGCGACGGTGCGCGCAACGACTTTCTGTTCCTGATTGGCGAAGAGGGCATCGGCGAACAGTGGCTGGTGGCCGAACAGAGTCGGCCGCTGGCTGAACCGCGCCGGGTGCGCACCCTGAGCCTGCCGCCGCAGAGTGGTTTCTGCCAGGTCGATGACCGCAGCAACAGTCTTTACGTGAACGAAGAAAACGTCGGGCTGTGGCGCTATGACGCCGGCGCCGAAGCACCGCTGGTGCGTGAGCCGGTCGAGCTGGTCGCGCCTTTCGGTGAGCTTCGCCAGAACGCCGCTGGCATGGCGGTATTGCCCGATGCACTGCTGCTGCTCGATGCCGGCGCTGCCAACCTGCACCTGTATCAGCGCAGCGCCTCGCAGTGGCAGCGCGCCGGTGTGGTGAGCCTGGCGGGCCTTCATGAGCCGGAGCAGATTAGCGTGCGCTCGACTGCGCAGGGGCTCGACCTGCTGCTGGTCGACGACGCAGGCGTGCGCAGCGCTTTGTTGACCTGGACGCCTCAGCGCACCGAACCACAGCCGAGCATCCCGGTGCTTGCGCCCCTGGTGCAGACCGATGGTGTGCCCAGCCTTGGCGATGCGGCGGACGACCCGGCGATCTGGATCGACCGCGCGCACCCCGAGCGCAGCCGTGTGCTGGGCACTGACAAGAAGGGCGGCCTGCTCGCCTACGACCTGGCCGGCAAGCAGCTGCAGAGCCTGCGCGTCGGTCGTCTGAACAACGTCGACGTGCGGCCCGGCTTCCAACTGGGCGAGCGCCAGGTCGATCTGGCCGTGGCCAGCAACCGTGATCACAACAGCCTGCATCTATTCGCCATCGACCCGGTCAGCGGCGTGCTCGCCGACATTGGCCAGATCGCCACGCCGCTCAAGGAAATCTACGGCCTGTGCCTGTTCAAGGATCGCCAGGGCGCCATCCATGCCATCGCCAACGACAAGGACGGCAGCTTTCTGCAGTACCGCCTGGGCAGTGTGGACGGCAAGGCCAGCGGTCAGCTGGTGCGCCGCTTTAAGACCGACACCCAACCCGAGGGCTGTGTGGTCGATGACCGTAACGAGCGCCTGTACATCGGCGAGGAAGACGTCGCGGTGTGGGCGCTGGATGCGCGCGCCGAGGCGCCGACCACCTTCGATCAGGTGATCGCCGTCGGTGGCCCGGTCAAGGACGACATCGAGGGACTGGGGCTTTACCACGGCGAGCACCGCGACTACCTGGTGATCTCCAGCCAGGGCAACGACAGCTACGTGGTGGTCGAGGCGCAGGCGCCGTACCGGCTGCGCGGCAGTTTTCGCATAGGCCTGAACGCCGCGCGGGGTATCGACGGAGCCTCGGAGACCGACGGACTGGACGTCACCTCGGCCAACCTCGGCGGGCCCTGGAGCTCTGGCCTGCTGGTGGTGCAGGACGGCCGCAAGCGCATGCCCGAGGGTAACCAGAACTACAAGTACGTGCCCTGGACGGCGGTCGCCGCCGCGCTAGGCCTGGAGTGA
- the tolQ gene encoding protein TolQ, whose product MQNQAHLEHMTVWGLITEASIVVQAVMLCLVLASLASWYLIVQRGAVLRRSEQLAKAFLKRFRTDEIGGLYREGSQQDLPADAALQRIFLAGYQSFSQLQPHAGNSAEAVLDGVERSLAVAIAEQEERLEKGLPFLATVGSVSPYIGLFGTVWGIMNSFLGLSQVQQATLSTVAPGIAEALIATAIGLFAAIPAVMAYNRFSARSQTLIARYYAFGNELQGRLHRRLNGAVPSMAAAA is encoded by the coding sequence ATGCAAAACCAAGCCCACCTCGAACACATGACCGTCTGGGGCCTGATCACCGAAGCCAGCATTGTCGTGCAGGCGGTAATGCTTTGCCTGGTGCTGGCCTCGCTGGCCAGCTGGTACCTGATCGTCCAGCGCGGCGCCGTTCTGCGGCGCAGCGAGCAGTTGGCCAAGGCCTTTCTCAAGCGCTTTCGTACTGACGAGATCGGTGGCCTGTACCGCGAAGGCAGCCAGCAGGATCTGCCGGCCGACGCTGCCCTGCAACGCATCTTCCTGGCCGGCTACCAGAGTTTCAGCCAGCTTCAGCCCCATGCCGGCAACAGCGCCGAAGCCGTACTCGACGGCGTCGAGCGCAGCCTCGCCGTCGCCATCGCCGAGCAGGAAGAACGCCTGGAGAAGGGCCTGCCATTTCTCGCCACGGTCGGCTCGGTGAGCCCCTACATCGGCCTGTTCGGCACAGTGTGGGGGATCATGAATTCCTTCTTGGGCCTGTCCCAGGTGCAGCAGGCCACGCTGTCCACCGTCGCACCCGGCATTGCCGAAGCACTGATCGCCACGGCCATCGGCCTGTTCGCGGCGATTCCTGCGGTGATGGCCTACAACCGCTTCTCGGCGCGCAGCCAGACGTTGATCGCCCGCTACTACGCCTTTGGCAACGAGCTGCAAGGGCGCCTGCACCGTCGCCTGAACGGCGCGGTGCCAAGCATGGCCGCAGCAGCCTGA
- the tolR gene encoding protein TolR, translated as MLVRPKHKHGLKAEMNVVPYIDVMLVLLVIFMVTAPMLVQGVQIELPKVAAEALPTPGEQRIVTLSVKEDGSFYWNLGSEVNVEAQTDSAVDKNEMREKIAALVAASPDTQVYVRADQNADYASVVTGIAELQRGGVSRLGLITEAP; from the coding sequence ATGCTGGTTCGACCGAAGCACAAGCACGGCCTAAAGGCCGAGATGAACGTGGTGCCCTACATCGACGTGATGCTGGTGCTGCTGGTGATCTTCATGGTCACTGCGCCGATGCTGGTCCAGGGCGTACAGATCGAGTTGCCCAAGGTGGCCGCCGAGGCGCTGCCGACGCCGGGGGAGCAGCGCATCGTCACCCTGTCGGTCAAGGAGGACGGCAGCTTCTACTGGAATCTGGGCAGCGAGGTGAACGTCGAGGCGCAGACCGACAGCGCGGTGGACAAGAACGAAATGCGCGAGAAGATCGCCGCCCTGGTCGCCGCCAGCCCGGACACCCAGGTGTATGTGCGTGCCGACCAGAACGCCGACTATGCGTCAGTGGTGACCGGCATCGCCGAACTGCAGCGTGGCGGCGTGAGCCGCCTGGGCCTGATCACCGAGGCGCCCTGA
- a CDS encoding energy transducer TonB, with amino-acid sequence MNGLTLEMPASRFVWPAWREHGFAFGVALALHAGLAYVLLNLSHEAPMPTPVSAVLTTQLITLPAPVVAPPAPVLAESLAPAPAHVPEPEPVARAPVVEQADLAFKRVEQERQEKARQVQRERQQREQALREERLAREQQQQALKEQQLAQARQAEAERLAAAERQAVANAAAAAAARAEAEAASRQYLPIAKQAPDYPARALERKIEGECTVAYTVTAAGRVEDPQVVGNCHPMFVKPSLAAAKTFRYQPRMVNGQAVAVANVKNTFSYRIQ; translated from the coding sequence ATGAACGGTCTGACCCTGGAAATGCCCGCATCCCGTTTCGTCTGGCCAGCCTGGCGTGAACACGGTTTTGCCTTCGGGGTGGCGTTGGCCCTGCATGCCGGCCTGGCCTACGTACTGCTTAACCTGTCCCACGAAGCGCCGATGCCAACACCGGTTTCCGCGGTGCTCACCACCCAGTTGATCACCTTGCCGGCGCCCGTCGTAGCACCGCCTGCCCCGGTGCTTGCTGAATCACTGGCACCTGCTCCTGCGCATGTCCCGGAACCTGAACCGGTGGCCCGTGCGCCGGTTGTCGAGCAGGCCGATCTCGCTTTCAAGCGGGTGGAGCAGGAGCGCCAGGAAAAAGCCCGCCAAGTGCAGCGCGAGCGCCAGCAACGTGAGCAAGCACTACGCGAGGAACGACTGGCCCGTGAGCAGCAACAACAGGCACTGAAGGAACAGCAACTGGCCCAGGCCCGCCAGGCCGAGGCCGAGCGCCTTGCTGCAGCCGAACGTCAGGCAGTGGCGAATGCTGCAGCCGCAGCAGCGGCGCGTGCCGAGGCCGAAGCTGCCAGCCGACAGTACCTGCCCATCGCCAAGCAGGCGCCGGATTACCCCGCGCGCGCCCTGGAGCGCAAGATCGAGGGCGAATGCACCGTCGCCTACACGGTTACTGCCGCTGGCCGGGTGGAAGACCCCCAGGTGGTGGGCAATTGTCACCCCATGTTCGTCAAGCCCTCGCTGGCTGCTGCCAAGACTTTTCGGTACCAGCCTCGGATGGTCAACGGCCAGGCGGTGGCCGTTGCCAATGTGAAGAACACCTTCAGCTACCGGATTCAGTGA
- a CDS encoding LemA family protein has protein sequence MLAWQWIGVAFVALSVGYTVWCYNRLVFNRLRVAEAWSGIDVQLKRRSSLVPDLVLVLRAYMAHERGALESLTEKRSLVQRDEHAGALQRGLSEAGLSNALTQVFVTAEAYPQLKADSNFLALQHTLADLENQIQMSRRYYNGAVRELNVMVQSIPSNLVARLFQFRTAEYFALADAREGQSPKLGL, from the coding sequence ATGCTTGCATGGCAATGGATTGGGGTGGCGTTCGTTGCGTTGTCGGTTGGCTATACGGTCTGGTGCTACAACCGGCTGGTGTTCAACCGCCTGCGCGTTGCCGAGGCGTGGAGCGGCATCGACGTACAGCTCAAGCGGCGATCGAGTCTTGTACCTGATCTGGTACTGGTCTTGCGCGCTTACATGGCTCACGAGCGGGGGGCGCTCGAATCACTCACCGAGAAGCGCAGCCTGGTTCAGCGCGACGAGCATGCGGGGGCTTTGCAGCGAGGTCTTTCGGAAGCCGGACTGAGCAATGCCCTCACGCAGGTTTTTGTCACCGCCGAGGCTTACCCGCAACTGAAGGCTGATAGCAACTTCCTCGCGCTTCAGCACACGCTCGCTGATCTGGAAAACCAGATCCAGATGTCGCGGCGTTACTACAACGGTGCGGTTCGAGAGCTCAACGTCATGGTGCAATCGATTCCGAGCAATCTCGTTGCCAGGCTCTTCCAGTTTCGCACCGCCGAGTACTTTGCCCTGGCCGATGCACGCGAGGGGCAGAGCCCCAAACTGGGGTTGTGA
- a CDS encoding DUF2207 domain-containing protein, giving the protein MRIWIESTLWMVLLCASIDALAAEHERIRDYGVTVRVYEDGQLQVTEDIRVEAAGDQISRGIFRNFPVQTISREGLLKRVGFEVLSVQRNGKSEPYQVITLGAVERIRIGAAARELEPGQHSYRIVYRTDRQLIEHADEDELYWNVTGNDWAFPIDKVRITVLLPDAVKVTRFDAYTGPAGGRGKAFEVAGQDAGRIELETSEALKAREGFTIAVAWPAGSIERPSFGQRLRWVGEDNPGVAIGLGILVLLLTYFLWQWVRVGRDPRGGLIIPLFEPPQGVTVAAAGFIWNMGFRARYSPANALTVTLTSMAIKRALSLRDTPGGFTLVAGRKPLPALPPDEGQVHKALFSESNSLALEGGYKPQLKKALDTLQSGLRDRYQAACFCLNRSQWRRGLILAMLGTPLTLLPGLNGADALTVCLLGLFVLVFGGVGIIGLRLSLRGWRTSQPVVIVVGLVLSLLFGGVAIVALTMMASSISTLSIWSVVLVLAFASTCALFRLLLEAPTRHGRKLLDQLAGYRDYLALGESEILERAGSAPAMTIALYEQHLPYAMALGVERQWSRRFSAALEKGSDASSETTYRPQWYVGENMLSPQAFSSNLATNLGRATASASVAPSTSSSSSFGRSSGGASGSGSSGGGGGGGGGGGW; this is encoded by the coding sequence ATGAGGATCTGGATTGAATCCACCCTCTGGATGGTGTTGTTGTGCGCCTCGATCGACGCGCTGGCGGCAGAGCACGAACGTATTCGCGACTATGGGGTAACCGTCCGGGTCTATGAAGACGGTCAGCTGCAGGTCACTGAAGACATCAGGGTCGAAGCTGCTGGCGATCAGATCAGCCGCGGTATCTTCCGGAATTTTCCGGTGCAAACGATCAGTCGTGAAGGTTTGCTAAAACGCGTTGGCTTCGAAGTGCTGAGCGTTCAGCGCAACGGCAAGTCGGAACCCTACCAGGTGATTACGTTGGGCGCAGTTGAGCGCATACGTATCGGGGCAGCCGCTCGCGAGCTTGAGCCTGGTCAGCATAGCTACCGAATCGTCTACCGCACCGACCGACAGCTCATCGAGCATGCTGATGAAGATGAGCTCTACTGGAACGTCACGGGGAACGACTGGGCGTTTCCGATCGACAAGGTGCGGATCACCGTGCTGTTGCCCGATGCGGTGAAGGTGACTCGCTTTGATGCCTACACTGGCCCAGCCGGTGGCCGAGGCAAGGCATTCGAAGTGGCTGGGCAGGATGCTGGTCGCATCGAGTTGGAGACCAGCGAAGCACTCAAGGCCCGCGAGGGTTTTACCATCGCCGTAGCATGGCCGGCAGGATCCATCGAGCGCCCCAGCTTCGGTCAGCGCCTGCGCTGGGTAGGCGAGGACAACCCGGGTGTTGCGATAGGTCTCGGTATCCTGGTGTTGCTGCTGACGTATTTTCTCTGGCAATGGGTGAGGGTTGGGCGCGATCCGCGCGGAGGCCTGATCATTCCTCTGTTCGAACCTCCCCAGGGAGTGACCGTTGCGGCTGCGGGCTTCATCTGGAATATGGGATTCAGGGCACGCTACAGCCCCGCCAATGCGCTGACCGTCACGCTGACTTCAATGGCGATAAAGCGCGCGCTTAGTCTGCGCGATACTCCCGGCGGGTTCACGCTGGTAGCGGGACGAAAACCATTGCCAGCCTTGCCGCCAGATGAGGGGCAGGTTCACAAGGCTTTATTCAGTGAATCGAACAGCCTCGCCCTAGAGGGCGGGTACAAACCACAACTGAAAAAGGCTCTCGACACCCTGCAGTCCGGTCTGCGTGATCGCTACCAAGCCGCCTGTTTTTGCCTGAATCGCTCACAGTGGCGGCGAGGGTTGATCCTGGCAATGCTTGGAACGCCGCTAACGCTGTTGCCCGGCTTGAACGGCGCTGACGCCCTGACGGTCTGCCTGCTTGGACTGTTCGTGCTCGTCTTCGGTGGGGTTGGCATCATTGGTCTTCGCCTCAGCTTGCGCGGTTGGAGGACGAGCCAGCCAGTCGTCATCGTCGTCGGGCTGGTGCTTTCACTGTTATTCGGAGGGGTGGCCATCGTCGCGCTGACAATGATGGCCAGTAGCATCTCGACCCTATCGATATGGAGTGTCGTGCTGGTGCTGGCCTTTGCATCGACTTGCGCGCTGTTTCGCCTGCTACTGGAGGCACCAACCCGGCATGGCCGCAAGCTGCTCGATCAGCTTGCGGGCTATCGGGATTACCTGGCGCTGGGCGAGAGCGAAATACTGGAAAGGGCGGGTAGTGCTCCAGCCATGACCATCGCGCTGTACGAGCAGCATCTGCCATATGCCATGGCCCTGGGCGTTGAAAGACAGTGGAGCCGGCGGTTCTCGGCAGCCCTGGAGAAGGGATCCGATGCATCATCTGAAACAACCTATCGCCCGCAGTGGTACGTCGGCGAAAACATGCTGAGCCCTCAAGCCTTCAGCAGCAATCTGGCGACGAACCTGGGGCGCGCGACG